The Candidatus Omnitrophota bacterium genome window below encodes:
- a CDS encoding methyltetrahydrofolate--corrinoid methyltransferase, whose translation MYLIGERINGMFDDIKKAVQEKDETVIKRWVEEQVKEGADALDVNAGPSSDKPMEAMEWLVTTVRKHTDITLAIDTTKTDVMERGLELAGVGKGIINSANGEPQKLAKLLELAKKYRAKVIGLTMNEKGIPKDASQRVEIAAQIITSAADAGIPSDDLFIDAVILPANVAQEHAVEVLETISQIKMLCDPPCRAVLGLSNVSQKCNNRPLINKVYLVMAIARGLDAAIVDVCDRDLVDSAITAELLLNKQIYCDNYCEAYRKK comes from the coding sequence ATGTATTTAATCGGCGAGAGAATTAACGGCATGTTTGATGACATTAAAAAGGCGGTTCAGGAGAAGGATGAGACGGTTATAAAACGCTGGGTTGAAGAGCAGGTAAAGGAGGGCGCGGACGCGCTCGACGTGAACGCCGGCCCGTCTTCCGACAAGCCGATGGAAGCGATGGAATGGCTTGTGACGACTGTCAGGAAACATACGGATATTACTCTTGCCATCGACACCACAAAAACCGATGTAATGGAAAGAGGGCTGGAACTTGCGGGTGTGGGAAAAGGGATCATTAATTCCGCCAACGGAGAACCGCAGAAACTGGCGAAACTTTTAGAGCTTGCGAAAAAATACAGGGCAAAGGTCATAGGCCTTACAATGAACGAAAAGGGAATTCCGAAAGACGCCTCGCAAAGAGTTGAAATTGCCGCCCAGATCATTACAAGCGCGGCGGATGCGGGCATTCCTTCCGACGACCTTTTTATTGACGCGGTGATTCTTCCGGCGAACGTTGCTCAGGAACACGCTGTTGAGGTGCTTGAAACCATATCGCAGATTAAAATGCTCTGCGATCCTCCGTGCCGGGCTGTGCTGGGATTGAGCAATGTTTCGCAGAAATGCAACAACCGGCCGCTGATAAACAAGGTGTATCTTGTAATGGCGATTGCGCGTGGATTGGACGCCGCCATCGTTGATGTGTGTGACCGTGACCTTGTTGATTCGGCAATAACCGCGGAACTCCTCCTTAATAAGCAGATATACTGCGACAACTACTGCGAAGCGTACAGGAAGAAATAA
- a CDS encoding cyclodeaminase/cyclohydrolase family protein produces MSEKKYFPGLPVTEYLEEASSGRPVPGGGSVASVAAALGASLMEMVANFTVGKEKYISVEEEVKSILSETSLLRRELVKLAQEDTEAYGSLSSAFKMPRQTDDEKKLRAKAVQDALKNACAVPLRIAQICVRLLALCPGLARAGNANLITDVGVAVNLIPAAFESALLNVEINLKSIKDADFITETRKKISVWKKEIDENRITANGLVNEKL; encoded by the coding sequence ATGAGCGAAAAAAAATATTTTCCCGGACTTCCGGTGACAGAATACCTTGAAGAGGCATCGAGCGGCCGGCCTGTTCCCGGCGGAGGAAGCGTCGCTTCTGTGGCCGCGGCTCTGGGCGCTTCGCTGATGGAGATGGTGGCCAATTTTACGGTCGGCAAGGAAAAATATATATCTGTCGAGGAAGAGGTAAAAAGCATTTTGTCCGAGACGTCTCTTCTCAGGCGGGAACTCGTGAAACTGGCGCAGGAGGATACCGAGGCGTACGGCAGTCTTTCCTCTGCGTTTAAAATGCCCAGGCAGACAGATGATGAAAAAAAACTGCGGGCGAAAGCCGTTCAGGATGCGCTTAAAAACGCCTGCGCCGTACCCCTGCGGATTGCCCAAATCTGCGTGAGGCTGCTGGCATTATGCCCGGGACTCGCCCGCGCGGGGAATGCGAACCTGATAACCGATGTGGGGGTAGCGGTGAATCTTATCCCGGCGGCTTTTGAAAGCGCGCTTCTTAACGTTGAGATAAACCTGAAAAGCATAAAGGACGCGGATTTTATAACGGAGACAAGAAAGAAAATCAGCGTGTGGAAAAAAGAAATTGATGAAAACCGCATAACCGCGAATGGTCTTGTGAATGAGAAACTTTAG